Proteins encoded together in one Pseudobacteroides sp. window:
- a CDS encoding methyl-accepting chemotaxis protein gives MFKNLKVRWKLMSAFGIITAMTLVVALAAVLGMNSIWQNSSYIFDEQLSKLNSTRILEDGQKTMGIALRGFLNRRIFADNELRKPHEALMKTGIEKWDNEYETFNNITNKDSRENSLWKKYSELAVAWRAEYDAFNNIYYEKYKLYSQGVPLDDARISDLDAKLLEKFKVIYAMFTPMLGILDEMIGDFEADIAKAKETAKSSKDTTNIVMIVITALITLVSIGLAFYIPSQLVNKILLVRKNMSEAENGDLTVRSNIDSKDELGDLAASFNMLMEKTSHAIKRIRDTANILNGSAGSLSNIAQDMADSSENTSSKTQTASTSVSEISSGMEQTAKTLDNTASNIGIVASAVEEMSGTIRNLASASEQVSSGVREVSSLVGGITDNISKVSDSARDVSSSVDNVVTAVKEINVSLAEVSKNCEKSMDIASDAGIKARDTNNIISKLNESSRQIGKVIQVINDIADQTNMLALNAAIEAAGAGEAGKGFAVVANEVKELAKQTAEATEEISAQIESMQANMSDAVKAVASITEVISEITGITGTVAAAVTEQSAVTGEISNAAVRSAQKVALIAREIVEVEEKSQNVARNVEESSRGVLDIAKSTSELSKASADVSMNAERVSASIVDISRHTQTFTKEAVKIARNVQEISSSSNDVSHGALQTKDSAKSLREMASKLEELVIQFKI, from the coding sequence ATGTTTAAAAATCTTAAGGTTAGATGGAAGCTTATGTCGGCGTTTGGTATTATTACTGCTATGACGCTGGTAGTAGCATTAGCAGCAGTTTTAGGGATGAACAGTATTTGGCAAAATTCCAGTTATATTTTTGATGAGCAGCTTTCCAAGCTAAATAGCACACGTATACTGGAAGACGGACAAAAGACCATGGGAATTGCATTAAGGGGATTTTTAAACAGAAGAATATTTGCTGACAACGAGCTGAGGAAACCCCATGAAGCCCTTATGAAAACTGGCATTGAGAAGTGGGATAATGAATATGAGACCTTTAATAATATCACAAACAAAGATAGTAGGGAGAATTCATTATGGAAAAAGTATTCAGAGCTGGCAGTTGCCTGGAGAGCAGAATATGACGCCTTCAACAACATTTATTATGAAAAGTATAAGCTATATTCCCAGGGAGTACCACTAGATGATGCCAGAATTTCTGATCTGGATGCCAAGCTCTTGGAAAAATTCAAAGTTATTTATGCAATGTTCACTCCTATGCTGGGTATCCTTGATGAGATGATAGGAGACTTTGAAGCGGATATAGCAAAAGCAAAGGAGACAGCAAAATCAAGTAAGGATACTACAAATATAGTTATGATTGTAATAACAGCATTAATCACACTTGTTTCAATAGGACTTGCATTCTATATACCATCTCAGTTGGTTAATAAAATTCTATTGGTAAGAAAAAATATGAGTGAAGCGGAAAACGGTGATCTCACAGTGAGAAGCAATATTGATTCAAAGGATGAACTTGGGGATCTGGCTGCTTCCTTTAACATGCTTATGGAGAAAACGTCACATGCTATAAAAAGGATCAGAGACACGGCAAACATATTGAACGGTTCTGCTGGAAGCCTTTCAAATATAGCACAGGATATGGCCGATAGTAGTGAAAACACAAGCTCAAAGACACAGACAGCAAGCACCTCGGTGAGTGAAATTTCATCAGGAATGGAACAGACAGCTAAAACTCTTGATAATACAGCCTCCAACATCGGTATTGTGGCTTCAGCTGTTGAGGAGATGAGCGGAACCATTAGAAATCTTGCATCTGCTTCGGAACAGGTTTCGTCAGGGGTAAGGGAAGTCAGTAGTTTGGTAGGAGGTATCACAGATAACATAAGCAAGGTATCTGATTCAGCCAGGGATGTATCATCATCTGTTGATAATGTTGTTACAGCCGTAAAGGAAATCAATGTATCCTTGGCAGAGGTAAGCAAAAATTGTGAAAAATCAATGGATATTGCATCGGATGCAGGTATTAAGGCAAGAGATACGAACAATATAATATCGAAGCTTAATGAATCATCAAGACAAATAGGCAAGGTTATCCAGGTTATTAATGATATAGCAGATCAGACAAACATGTTAGCACTTAACGCGGCAATTGAAGCAGCAGGGGCCGGCGAGGCGGGAAAAGGCTTCGCAGTGGTTGCAAATGAGGTTAAGGAACTAGCAAAACAAACAGCTGAGGCCACTGAAGAAATCAGTGCACAGATAGAAAGCATGCAGGCAAATATGAGCGATGCAGTAAAGGCGGTAGCATCCATAACTGAAGTAATCAGTGAAATAACAGGTATAACAGGTACGGTTGCAGCGGCGGTAACCGAGCAGAGTGCTGTAACAGGGGAGATTTCCAATGCGGCTGTGCGTTCTGCCCAAAAGGTAGCCCTAATAGCTCGTGAAATCGTGGAAGTAGAGGAAAAATCCCAGAATGTTGCAAGAAATGTTGAAGAATCCAGCAGGGGTGTACTGGATATAGCAAAATCTACTTCTGAACTTTCAAAAGCGTCAGCAGATGTATCTATGAATGCAGAGAGAGTTTCTGCCAGCATTGTTGACATAAGCAGGCACACACAGACTTTTACCAAGGAAGCTGTAAAAATTGCAAGGAATGTACAGGAAATAAGCAGTTCGTCAAATGATGTCTCACATGGTGCACTACAAACCAAAGACTCTGCAAAAAGCCTGAGAGAGATGGCTTCAAAGCTGGAGGAGCTGGTTATACAGTTTAAAATCTAA
- the cheB gene encoding chemotaxis-specific protein-glutamate methyltransferase CheB, whose protein sequence is MVKLKVLVVDDSAVYRKILSTAVENTGLAQVEHTASNGSLAIERLQYGKYDVVLMDVNMPELDGIETLKMIKNRWPETHVVMVSSNSGKNAKTTLEALAGGALDFILKPLEQDYDKNLEIVTSFLKVLFIQIQVKIMGTRKAAEPIKHIETKATSRTRITGVDMVLVASSTGGPAALEKVFTGFGTNFYKPILIVQHMPPDFTRVLAESLDKKSEMKFIEGKEGDAIRAGQAILAPGGYHMEIAKGDQSSKKICITLGNYVNGVRPAADVLFKSVAKEYQGARILAVILTGMGSDGLEGIRELKKKCLCYCITQSEESCVVYGMPRSVKEAGLSDEEAGIERIPDRIVKISEHGS, encoded by the coding sequence TTGGTTAAGCTCAAGGTTTTAGTCGTTGATGATTCCGCAGTTTACAGAAAGATACTATCCACAGCTGTCGAAAATACCGGACTGGCTCAGGTTGAGCACACTGCATCAAACGGGAGCCTTGCAATTGAGAGGCTGCAGTATGGTAAATATGATGTTGTGCTTATGGATGTAAATATGCCGGAGCTTGATGGTATTGAGACACTTAAAATGATAAAAAACAGGTGGCCTGAAACTCATGTAGTAATGGTGAGTAGCAACAGCGGGAAAAATGCAAAAACCACATTGGAAGCCCTTGCAGGTGGTGCTTTGGACTTTATACTAAAACCCCTGGAGCAGGATTATGACAAAAACTTGGAAATAGTGACCAGTTTTTTGAAGGTTTTATTTATCCAGATTCAAGTCAAAATTATGGGAACCAGAAAAGCCGCGGAGCCGATTAAGCACATAGAAACTAAGGCTACTTCCAGAACAAGGATTACAGGTGTGGACATGGTATTGGTTGCCTCATCTACGGGAGGCCCTGCTGCCCTTGAGAAAGTGTTTACCGGTTTTGGAACAAACTTCTACAAGCCTATACTTATTGTGCAGCATATGCCTCCTGACTTTACAAGGGTATTGGCAGAATCTCTTGATAAGAAAAGTGAAATGAAATTCATAGAGGGCAAGGAAGGTGATGCTATCAGGGCAGGCCAAGCTATATTGGCTCCTGGTGGGTATCATATGGAAATAGCCAAAGGAGATCAGTCTTCAAAAAAGATTTGCATTACATTGGGGAATTATGTTAACGGGGTACGGCCGGCAGCGGATGTATTATTCAAGTCGGTTGCTAAGGAGTATCAAGGAGCAAGAATATTGGCAGTGATACTTACGGGAATGGGCAGTGATGGACTTGAAGGAATAAGGGAATTAAAGAAAAAGTGCCTTTGCTATTGTATAACACAGAGTGAGGAAAGTTGTGTTGTATATGGTATGCCAAGAAGTGTTAAGGAAGCAGGTCTTTCAGATGAGGAAGCGGGTATTGAAAGAATACCGGATAGAATAGTTAAAATTTCCGAGCATGGGAGCTGA